A part of Thermococcus sp. SY098 genomic DNA contains:
- a CDS encoding DUF6798 domain-containing protein has product MKKEKIYLILLLIVSFIIRLIPHRTLLLAVYDEYLHRDITLRIVNEGIGVISKDIGSLLGLKAYSYPPLFHIIGALVYRLFPTEYTFFILPAVYGTISVGLFYLLSKEIFGDNKKAILATTFLAFAPNFVYRTSLYIPENLGLVLFITGMILLVKFLKSWNYRYIIGLLVLLPIYMLTHRGWVFFVAVAVIMLFVHLIPWIKKNLHYFALAVLVALILYFIPPIHRFIASLLLRMPKEEVTALGYLKWIGVVQLIFGILATKKYLKSDPIRQGIVLWAWTFMIAGAIAFRFRDPYASLPLSIMAAEFFYDDFLPSLNTWLNTVIKDTSGKGSELFKRIVLSKKTRAVIIAVLIIVPIVQGAYSSYKYIIPPTVKDREAFEWIRENTPPDAVFLTWWDVGYLLIGNTHRKDIVMWKKVYQGFFEKAPNPREAIQAYNDVVTMFGTTQRERAYKLMEKYNVTYVYSDRRMRSLGLIKYGLMEYIAYDTHFKTLFVNGNSEIYKFIPNPPLKPYDLNPLSYTGKYSAIVNFLEKFWTGYNYADFDDGYKADFFLNARIAQLYAYLYQKTGNEKFKERYQWLLKWLAYRQLDNGGFPEGIPPNDFTLYTAFTMEPLKDLPFEGKNKALIYLKSRVKGDYIMTTPKDKKGDLFAEAQMLPILYELGVLNETTTDNLVEKILKEQRKDGSWKKSLGGTIVTAFGLARYYQLSGDERVLPAIKKAAEWISEQQEENGRFKGEVGYGYSRATYANVLFIYHVADMKDKEEQMLRIIEETYDLQKEPRPLQATLDILRALEYTYELERALDILENILELHPF; this is encoded by the coding sequence GTGAAGAAGGAAAAAATATACCTCATTTTGTTGCTCATAGTCTCATTCATAATAAGGCTCATACCTCACAGAACCCTATTGCTGGCGGTGTATGATGAATACCTGCACAGGGACATAACCCTGAGAATCGTCAATGAAGGGATAGGCGTGATTTCAAAGGACATTGGCTCACTCCTCGGGCTTAAAGCATATAGCTATCCTCCCCTCTTCCACATAATTGGAGCTCTTGTGTATAGGCTCTTTCCAACCGAGTATACCTTCTTTATTCTCCCAGCGGTTTACGGCACGATAAGCGTGGGTCTTTTCTATCTACTCTCAAAGGAAATTTTTGGGGATAACAAAAAAGCAATATTAGCCACGACTTTTCTTGCCTTTGCTCCAAATTTTGTATATAGGACAAGTCTATATATTCCAGAAAACCTTGGACTTGTTCTTTTCATAACTGGAATGATACTTCTTGTGAAGTTTCTTAAAAGCTGGAACTATAGATATATAATAGGACTATTGGTTTTATTGCCAATTTACATGCTAACCCACAGAGGTTGGGTTTTCTTCGTTGCTGTTGCTGTAATAATGCTCTTTGTCCATCTAATTCCCTGGATAAAGAAAAACTTACACTATTTTGCTTTGGCTGTGCTGGTAGCTCTTATATTATACTTTATCCCCCCAATACATCGCTTTATTGCCAGCCTTCTTTTGAGAATGCCAAAAGAAGAAGTCACAGCCTTGGGATACCTTAAATGGATTGGTGTTGTTCAATTAATCTTTGGAATCCTTGCAACTAAAAAATACCTTAAAAGTGACCCCATAAGGCAGGGAATTGTACTATGGGCATGGACTTTCATGATCGCCGGTGCAATAGCATTCAGATTCAGAGATCCATATGCTTCGCTGCCACTTTCAATTATGGCTGCTGAATTTTTCTACGACGATTTCCTCCCAAGCCTAAACACTTGGCTGAATACTGTGATCAAAGATACAAGCGGAAAAGGTTCTGAGCTGTTTAAGAGGATTGTTCTGAGCAAGAAAACAAGAGCAGTAATTATAGCTGTTTTAATTATAGTCCCAATTGTCCAAGGAGCTTATTCCTCATATAAATACATAATCCCCCCAACAGTAAAAGACAGAGAGGCTTTTGAGTGGATTAGAGAGAACACTCCCCCAGATGCAGTCTTCCTTACATGGTGGGATGTTGGTTACCTCCTAATTGGGAACACCCACAGGAAAGACATAGTCATGTGGAAAAAAGTATATCAGGGATTTTTTGAAAAAGCCCCCAATCCCAGAGAAGCAATACAAGCGTATAATGACGTTGTAACAATGTTTGGAACAACGCAAAGAGAAAGAGCGTACAAACTCATGGAAAAGTATAATGTAACCTATGTCTATTCGGATAGGAGAATGAGGAGCCTGGGTCTGATTAAATATGGATTAATGGAATATATAGCTTACGATACTCACTTCAAAACGCTATTTGTAAATGGAAACTCCGAAATCTACAAGTTCATCCCAAACCCACCACTAAAGCCCTACGACTTAAACCCACTCAGCTATACTGGAAAATACTCAGCAATTGTTAACTTCTTGGAAAAGTTCTGGACCGGGTATAATTACGCAGATTTTGATGACGGTTACAAGGCTGACTTTTTCCTTAATGCAAGGATTGCCCAGCTATACGCATACCTCTATCAAAAAACTGGCAATGAGAAGTTTAAAGAGAGATACCAATGGCTACTTAAATGGTTGGCATACAGGCAGTTGGATAACGGAGGCTTCCCCGAAGGAATCCCTCCAAATGACTTCACATTATACACCGCATTCACAATGGAGCCACTCAAAGACTTGCCCTTTGAAGGAAAAAACAAAGCCCTTATCTATCTAAAAAGCAGAGTAAAGGGCGACTACATAATGACAACACCAAAAGACAAGAAAGGAGACTTATTCGCTGAAGCACAGATGTTGCCAATCCTCTACGAGCTTGGAGTCCTAAATGAGACCACAACAGATAACTTAGTCGAAAAGATCCTCAAAGAGCAGAGAAAAGATGGAAGCTGGAAGAAGAGCTTAGGTGGAACTATTGTTACAGCCTTTGGATTAGCGAGATACTATCAGCTAAGCGGGGACGAAAGAGTTTTACCAGCAATTAAAAAAGCTGCTGAGTGGATTTCAGAACAGCAAGAAGAAAACGGAAGATTCAAAGGCGAGGTTGGATATGGATACTCAAGAGCCACCTATGCAAATGTTCTCTTCATATATCACGTTGCTGACATGAAAGACAAAGAGGAGCAGATGCTCAGAATAATTGAGGAAACTTATGATCTGCAAAAAGAGCCAAGGCCTTTACAAGCAACCCTTGACATATTAAGAGCATTGGAGTACACTTATGAGCTCGAACGTGCATTAGATATACTTGAGAACATTTTAGAGCTTCATCCTTTTTAA